A window of the Equus asinus isolate D_3611 breed Donkey chromosome 20, EquAss-T2T_v2, whole genome shotgun sequence genome harbors these coding sequences:
- the PCSK4 gene encoding proprotein convertase subtilisin/kexin type 4 isoform X1, whose protein sequence is MRPTGTALWLRLALALGLALVGPLAVGWASARAPIYVSSWAVRVSQGYQEAERLARKFGFVNLGQIFSDGEYFHLRHRGVVQQSLSPHWGHRLRLKKDPKVQWFQQQTLRRRVKRSLVMPTDPWFPQQWYMNNEVQPDLNIQQVWGQGLSGQGIVVSVLDDGIEKDHPDLWANYDPLASYDFNDYDPDPQPRYTPSNENRHGTRCAGEVAAMANNRFCGTGVAYNARIGGVRMLDGTITDVIEAQSLSLQPQHIHIYSASWGPEDDGRTVDGPGVLTREAFRRGVTQGRGGRGTLFVWASGNGGLHYDNCNCDGYTNSIHTLSVGSATRRGRVPWYSEACASTLTTTYSSGAAPDPQIVTTDLHHQCTDKHTGTSASAPLAAGIIALALEANPFLTWRDMQHLVVRASRPAQLQAEDWTTNGVGRQVSHHYGYGLLDAGQLVDMARTWLPTRPQQKCAIQIVHTSTPILPLLHVGKNVSACAGLANHIRSLEHVQVQLSLSYSRRGDLEISLTSPMGTRSTLVAIRPLDVSSQGYNNWIFMSTHFWDEDPQGLWILGLQNKGYYFNTGMLYHYTLLLYGTTEDMMARAPSPQVTSSACVQRDLEGLCQECHSPAYLLGHLCVADCPPRYFHHTRQAVTAGPGRPATPALRVCSACHPSCDTCRGGSPLDCTACPPRSVLDKLRGSCSRPAPPTAPSPAPPAPPASPAPQALPPPAPNAPIAPTAAAAWLRPWCWPCWPWPAGGPSSAASSPQTAPGPV, encoded by the exons atGCGGCCCACCGGGACAGCTCTCTGGCTGCGCCTGGCCTtggccctgggcctggccctcGTTGGCCCCCTGGCTGTGGGGTGGGCTTCGGCCCGGGCCCCCATCTATGTCAGCAGCTGGGCCGTGCGGGTGTCCCAGGGTTACCAGGAGGCCGAGCGCCTGGCGCGCAAATTCGGCTTCGTTAAcctggggcag ATCTTCTCGGACGGGGAATACTTCCACCTGCGGCACCGGGGCGTGGTCCAGCAGTCCCTGAGCCCCCACTGGGGCCACCGCCTGCGGCTGAAGAAAGACCCCAAG GTGCAGTGGTTCCAGCAGCAGACCCTGCGGCGGCGGGTAAAACGCTCCTTGGTGATGCCCACAGACCCCTGGTTCCCACAGCAGTGGTACATG AACAACGAGGTGCAGCCGGACCTGAACATCCAGCAGGTCTGGGGCCAGGGACTGTCGGGCCAGGGCATCGTAGTGTCTGTCTTGGACGACGGCATCGAGAAGGACCACCCAGACCTATGGGCCAACTAC gaCCCCCTGGCCAGCTACGACTTCAACGACTACGACCCAGACCCCCAGCCGCGATACACACCCAGTAATGAGAACCG GCACGGGACCCGCTGTGCTGGGGAGGTGGCCGCGATGGCCAACAACAGGTTCTGCGGCACCGGAGTGGCCTACAACGCCCGAATCGGAG GCGTGCGCATGCTGGACGGCACCATCACCGACGTCATCGAGGCCCAGTCGCTGAGCCTGCAGCCGCAGCACATCCACATCTACAGCGCCAGCTGGGGCCCCGAGGACGACGGGCGCACGGTGGACGGCCCCGGCGTGCTCACCCGCGAGGCCTTCCGGCGCGGCGTGACCCAG GGCCGCGGCGGGCGGGGCACGCTCTTCGTCTGGGCGTCGGGCAACGGCGGGCTGCACTACGACAACTGCAACTGCGACGGCTACACCAACAGCATCCACACGCTCTCGGTGGGCAGCGCCACCCGGCGCGGCCGCGTGCCCTGGTACAGCGAGGCCTGCGCCTCCACGCTCACCACCACCTACAGCAGCGGCGCGGCTCCGGACCCGCAGATC gtcACCACGGACCTGCACCACCAGTGCACGGACAAGCACACGGGCACCTCGGCCTCAGCGCCGCTGGCCGCGGGCATAATCGCCCTGGCTCTGGAGGCCAA CCCGTTCCTGACCTGGAGAGACATGCAGCACCTCGTGGTCCGTGCATCCAGGCCAGCACAACTCCAGGCCGAGGACTGGACGACCAATGGCGTGGGGCGCCAAG TGAGCCACCACTATGGCTACGGGCTGCTGGACGCCGGGCAGCTGGTGGACATGGCCCGCACGTGGCTGCCCACAAGGCCCCAGCAGAAGTGCGCCATCCAGATCGTGCACACATCCAC ccccatcctGCCGCTGCTGCACGTGGGGAAGAACGTGTCGGCCTGCGCCGGCCTCGCCAACCACATTCGCTCGCTGGAGCACGTGCAGGTGCAGCTGTCGCTGTCCTACAGCCGCCGTGGGGACCTGGAGATCTCGCTCACCAGCCCCATGGGCACCCGCTCCACACTCGTGGCCATCAG ACCCTTGGATGTCAGCAGCCAAGGCTACAACAACTGGATCTTCATGTCCACCCACTTCTGGGACGAGGACCCACAAGGCTTGTGGATCCTGGGCCTGCAAAACAAGGGCTACTATTTCAACACGG GGATGCTGTACCACTACACGCTGCTGCTGTACGGGACCACCGAGGACATGATGGCGcgggcccccagcccccaggtgaCCAGCAGCGCGTGCGTGCAGCGGGACCTGGAGGGGCTGTGCCAGG AATGCCACAGCCCCGCCTACCTCCTGGGCCACCTCTGCGTCGCCGACTGCCCTCCACGCTACTTCCACCACACGCGGCAGGCAGTGACCGCCGGGCCCGGGCGCCCCGCCACGCCCGCCTTGCGCGTCTGCTCCGCCTGCCACCCGAGCTGCGACACGTGCCGCGGCGGTTCCCCGCTCGACTGCACCGCCTGCCCCCCGCGCTCCGTGCTGGACAAGCTTCGGGGCTCCTGCTCGCGGCCCGCGCCCCCGACGGCCCCgtcccccgcgccccccgcgccccccgcgtCCCCCGCGCCCCAAGCCctgccgccccccgcccccaacgcCCCCATCGCccccaccgctgccgccgcctgGCTCAGGCCCTGGTGCTGGCCCTGCTGGCCGTGGCCTGCTGGAGGCCCCTCCTCCGCGGCGTCCTCCCCGCAGACTGCCCCCGGCCCTGTGTGA
- the PCSK4 gene encoding proprotein convertase subtilisin/kexin type 4 isoform X2 — MRPTGTALWLRLALALGLALVGPLAVGWASARAPIYVSSWAVRVSQGYQEAERLARKFGFVNLGQIFSDGEYFHLRHRGVVQQSLSPHWGHRLRLKKDPKVQWFQQQTLRRRVKRSLVMPTDPWFPQQWYMNNEVQPDLNIQQVWGQGLSGQGIVVSVLDDGIEKDHPDLWANYDPLASYDFNDYDPDPQPRYTPSNENRHGTRCAGEVAAMANNRFCGTGVAYNARIGGVRMLDGTITDVIEAQSLSLQPQHIHIYSASWGPEDDGRTVDGPGVLTREAFRRGVTQGRGGRGTLFVWASGNGGLHYDNCNCDGYTNSIHTLSVGSATRRGRVPWYSEACASTLTTTYSSGAAPDPQIVTTDLHHQCTDKHTGTSASAPLAAGIIALALEANPFLTWRDMQHLVVRASRPAQLQAEDWTTNGVGRQVSHHYGYGLLDAGQLVDMARTWLPTRPQQKCAIQIVHTSTPILPLLHVGKNVSACAGLANHIRSLEHVQVQLSLSYSRRGDLEISLTSPMGTRSTLVAIRDAVPLHAAAVRDHRGHDGAGPQPPGDQQRVRAAGPGGAVPG; from the exons atGCGGCCCACCGGGACAGCTCTCTGGCTGCGCCTGGCCTtggccctgggcctggccctcGTTGGCCCCCTGGCTGTGGGGTGGGCTTCGGCCCGGGCCCCCATCTATGTCAGCAGCTGGGCCGTGCGGGTGTCCCAGGGTTACCAGGAGGCCGAGCGCCTGGCGCGCAAATTCGGCTTCGTTAAcctggggcag ATCTTCTCGGACGGGGAATACTTCCACCTGCGGCACCGGGGCGTGGTCCAGCAGTCCCTGAGCCCCCACTGGGGCCACCGCCTGCGGCTGAAGAAAGACCCCAAG GTGCAGTGGTTCCAGCAGCAGACCCTGCGGCGGCGGGTAAAACGCTCCTTGGTGATGCCCACAGACCCCTGGTTCCCACAGCAGTGGTACATG AACAACGAGGTGCAGCCGGACCTGAACATCCAGCAGGTCTGGGGCCAGGGACTGTCGGGCCAGGGCATCGTAGTGTCTGTCTTGGACGACGGCATCGAGAAGGACCACCCAGACCTATGGGCCAACTAC gaCCCCCTGGCCAGCTACGACTTCAACGACTACGACCCAGACCCCCAGCCGCGATACACACCCAGTAATGAGAACCG GCACGGGACCCGCTGTGCTGGGGAGGTGGCCGCGATGGCCAACAACAGGTTCTGCGGCACCGGAGTGGCCTACAACGCCCGAATCGGAG GCGTGCGCATGCTGGACGGCACCATCACCGACGTCATCGAGGCCCAGTCGCTGAGCCTGCAGCCGCAGCACATCCACATCTACAGCGCCAGCTGGGGCCCCGAGGACGACGGGCGCACGGTGGACGGCCCCGGCGTGCTCACCCGCGAGGCCTTCCGGCGCGGCGTGACCCAG GGCCGCGGCGGGCGGGGCACGCTCTTCGTCTGGGCGTCGGGCAACGGCGGGCTGCACTACGACAACTGCAACTGCGACGGCTACACCAACAGCATCCACACGCTCTCGGTGGGCAGCGCCACCCGGCGCGGCCGCGTGCCCTGGTACAGCGAGGCCTGCGCCTCCACGCTCACCACCACCTACAGCAGCGGCGCGGCTCCGGACCCGCAGATC gtcACCACGGACCTGCACCACCAGTGCACGGACAAGCACACGGGCACCTCGGCCTCAGCGCCGCTGGCCGCGGGCATAATCGCCCTGGCTCTGGAGGCCAA CCCGTTCCTGACCTGGAGAGACATGCAGCACCTCGTGGTCCGTGCATCCAGGCCAGCACAACTCCAGGCCGAGGACTGGACGACCAATGGCGTGGGGCGCCAAG TGAGCCACCACTATGGCTACGGGCTGCTGGACGCCGGGCAGCTGGTGGACATGGCCCGCACGTGGCTGCCCACAAGGCCCCAGCAGAAGTGCGCCATCCAGATCGTGCACACATCCAC ccccatcctGCCGCTGCTGCACGTGGGGAAGAACGTGTCGGCCTGCGCCGGCCTCGCCAACCACATTCGCTCGCTGGAGCACGTGCAGGTGCAGCTGTCGCTGTCCTACAGCCGCCGTGGGGACCTGGAGATCTCGCTCACCAGCCCCATGGGCACCCGCTCCACACTCGTGGCCATCAG GGATGCTGTACCACTACACGCTGCTGCTGTACGGGACCACCGAGGACATGATGGCGcgggcccccagcccccaggtgaCCAGCAGCGCGTGCGTGCAGCGGGACCTGGAGGGGCTGTGCCAGGGTGA
- the REEP6 gene encoding receptor expression-enhancing protein 6 isoform X2 — protein MDGLRQRLERLLEQRNVVTEALGALEARTGVDKRYLATGAATLLGLYLLFGYGASLLCNLIGFVYPAYASVKAIESPNKDDDTVWLTYWVVYGLFGLAEFFSDLLLSWFPFYYVGKCGFLLFCMAPGPWNGAHLLYHRVIRPLFLKHHEAVDSIVSDLSRRALDAAAGVTRDAKATVSQLQKDK, from the exons ATGGACGGCCTGCGCCAGCGCCTCGAGCggctgctggagcagaggaaCGTGGTCACCGAGGCGCTCGGGGCGCTCGAAGCCAGGACTGGTGTCGACAAGCGGTACTTGGCCACGG GAGCCGCCACTCTGCTAGGCCTGTATCTTTTGTTCGGTTACGGGGCGTCTCTGTTGTGCAACCTCATCGGCTTTGTATACCCCGCATATGCCTC AGTCAAAGCCATCGAGAGCCCAAACAAAGACGACGATACTGTGTGGCTCACCTACTGGGTGGTGTACGGCCTGTTCGGGCTGGCCGAGTTCTTCAGCGACCTGCTCCTGTCCTGGTTCCCTTTCTACTACGTGGGCAAG TGCggcttcctgttgttctgcatgGCCCCCGGGCCCTGGAACGGGGCGCACCTGCTGTACCATCGCGTCATCCGCCCGCTGTTTCTAAAGCATCACGAGGCAGTGGACAGCATCGTGAGCGACCTCAGCCGGCGAGCCTTGGACGCGGCGGCCGGAGTAACCCGGGACG CCAAGGCCACCGTGAGCCAACTCCAGAAGGACAAGTGA
- the REEP6 gene encoding receptor expression-enhancing protein 6 isoform X1: MDGLRQRLERLLEQRNVVTEALGALEARTGVDKRYLATGAATLLGLYLLFGYGASLLCNLIGFVYPAYASVKAIESPNKDDDTVWLTYWVVYGLFGLAEFFSDLLLSWFPFYYVGKCGFLLFCMAPGPWNGAHLLYHRVIRPLFLKHHEAVDSIVSDLSRRALDAAAGVTRDVLQTLARSRALVTPAAAAGSPPLPAEPTPRPP; the protein is encoded by the exons ATGGACGGCCTGCGCCAGCGCCTCGAGCggctgctggagcagaggaaCGTGGTCACCGAGGCGCTCGGGGCGCTCGAAGCCAGGACTGGTGTCGACAAGCGGTACTTGGCCACGG GAGCCGCCACTCTGCTAGGCCTGTATCTTTTGTTCGGTTACGGGGCGTCTCTGTTGTGCAACCTCATCGGCTTTGTATACCCCGCATATGCCTC AGTCAAAGCCATCGAGAGCCCAAACAAAGACGACGATACTGTGTGGCTCACCTACTGGGTGGTGTACGGCCTGTTCGGGCTGGCCGAGTTCTTCAGCGACCTGCTCCTGTCCTGGTTCCCTTTCTACTACGTGGGCAAG TGCggcttcctgttgttctgcatgGCCCCCGGGCCCTGGAACGGGGCGCACCTGCTGTACCATCGCGTCATCCGCCCGCTGTTTCTAAAGCATCACGAGGCAGTGGACAGCATCGTGAGCGACCTCAGCCGGCGAGCCTTGGACGCGGCGGCCGGAGTAACCCGGGACG TCCTGCAGACCCTGGCCCGCAGCCGGGCTCTCGTCACCCCAGCGGCTGCGGCGGGAAGCCCCCCGCTGCCCGCGGAGCCGACC CCAAGGCCACCGTGA